TTGCATGCTCAGGAATGAGAAACTCGTGTACTTATTGTGGAGTTTTAAGACGTCAAGCCTTGGATAGAGGTGCTGCGAAGTTGGGTATAAATCATGTATTAACAGGACATAATGCTGATGATATGGCAGAAACAGTGTTAATGAACGTGCTCAGAGGAGACTCCAAAAGACTAGACAAGTCTTGTACTATCAAGACCGAATCTGCCGATTCTCCTATCAAAAGATCCAAACCTTTCAAGTACACCTACCAGAAGGAAATTGTTTTGTATGCCCATtacaagaaattggatTATTTTTCTACCGAGTGTACGTATGCCCCCGAATCATTCCGAGGCACCACCAGAGAACTTTTAAAGGCATTGGAATCAATCAGACCTTCTTGTATTATGGACCTCATTTACAGTGGAGAGCATTTTGAGTTGAGAAAGAAACAGGTGACCACCACATACAAAAATaataagaagaagttgCCCGAGCAAGAAGTCAACCCTGACGGGTCCGTGCTGTTAAAGAAGACGCCCGCTCCAGGGGAAGCACGGAAATGTGATAAGTGTGGATAtctttcttccaacaaaatctgCAAAGCATGCTTCTTATTGGGGGGATTGGAGGCCAACCGGGCAAAAGTCACCCTCGACAATAATACATACATTGATGGTGCTGCCAAGCTAACCAAGACGCTTGAACACCTATCATTCTAACTTATTTTATGCATTTCATGACCATATCTAATATTTATAACTATTAATTCAACGGTGCGATATCCTTTTGGGCGTCTGTATACTTAATACAGCTCATTTCATGTTTGATTGAGTAGGTTTTGCCATCATAATCGAAGAAATCAGTATTACCTTGGATTCCCCATCCGAAGGGTCCAGGACCCCAAGTTGGAGTATAACATGTTTCATCAAAGGCACACGTTTGAGAGCATTGGTAGCTGATGGACCAGTTGAAAAGTTCCAACATGTCTGATAATCTTTTCTGTATGCGTTTTAGCTCTTCATCGTGGCTCGTGTACTCACCCTTAATGTAGATGTCGTGAGCAAGatctttggaaaagtcgAAGATATCAAAAATGAAATTAACGATTTCTGATTGCACTTTGTAGATGGAAGCATAAATTAGGAAATCCGTATTCCTTAAATGGAAGGTATGGAACACATAGTCATCAATGGAAATTTTGATGGCAGCTTCTCTTTGTGTCGCCGACCCATGGGTGGCATCGTTAGTATAGCGTCTGacgaagttgaaggtgagTAGTTGGATCCTGTCCGACACTTCCTTTAGGTTCTCGTGGTACaatgaagagttcaagttcacaaGCATTGGACCGAACTTCTGAGTGATTGCACCAGTGATAGATTGCCAGTTGGTCTTGTAAAAAGGAACTGTGGGCTCCTTGTAGATCTGTTCAAACAGGTGGATGATGTCgtccttcaagtcttggGAAATATAACTAATGTTTCGTCTATAGGCATTAGGATCGATATACGTCTTGTTGATGGGAGTGACCATATTggagaaatcaagaagaattcggtcttcaccaaaatcatGGGTGTTTCCTGCCTGGCCCCATTCAAACCCAGTCTCTAATCTGAGGTGGCTAAGCAATAACGATCTATTGTAAGAAAGAGATTCGTAGTCAGGAATGTCGtcaacttcatcacctCTCTTGCCATAGTCATAGTACTTGTAAAACTCTCCACCTGGAGGTCCCTTGGGGTCGGACAGGCCCTTGGGGTGTGGATGGTCCCCAGCTTTTCTATGAGGTTTGTACGGATGCTGGTGGACGTATTTGTGCTCATCAGGAGGAAATCCTATGAGGTCATTTACCACACCCAACGTGACGTTGGAAACGAGTTCAATATCCTTGTGGAAATCACACAAGATCATCTCGTATCCCACTTCCAACCGCACAATTCCTTGCAACCCGAATTTTTCACCCCATTTGCAAATTTTGTCAGCAGCAACTCTCTCGTCCACGTACTCAGTGGTGTTAGTCTGGTTTGACAAGATCATCTGCTGGTCCATTTCGGAGCCAGATTTGGCAGCAGATGCTCCgtccaagaaaatcaacttaTCTAAGGATTTGGTGTTCTTGAAGGTAAACAAGGTATGTTCACGGCCCCGCCAGTTGTGTTCGATGACTCCCGACGAGTTGGTACTGCGTTGAAACCCAGC
Above is a window of Yamadazyma tenuis chromosome 1, complete sequence DNA encoding:
- the CTU1 gene encoding cytosolic thiouridylase subunit Ctu1 (BUSCO:EOG09262IZ6; EggNog:ENOG503NVX5; COG:J), producing MTVEQKKDKKLKVTQLCELCHGRKAVMKRPKNLQKLCKECFFLVFETEIHNTITDAKLFYKGETVALGASGGKDSTVLASVMKTLNERYDYGLHLVLLSIDEGIKGYRDDSLATVKRNQAQYEMPLEIVSYKELYDWTMDEIVACSGMRNSCTYCGVLRRQALDRGAAKLGINHVLTGHNADDMAETVLMNVLRGDSKRLDKSCTIKTESADSPIKRSKPFKYTYQKEIVLYAHYKKLDYFSTECTYAPESFRGTTRELLKALESIRPSCIMDLIYSGEHFELRKKQVTTTYKNNKKKLPEQEVNPDGSVSLKKTPAPGEARKCDKCGYLSSNKICKACFLLGGLEANRAKVTLDNNTYIDGAAKLTKTLEHLSF
- a CDS encoding uncharacterized protein (EggNog:ENOG503NY99); translation: MKLSVFHKYITVVLLVINVAFVYKYLHESPLSIPNVFKSTSLSEKFEASLPQNSDPYTIYNRLPIDLANASAVFNTVEGALKQKDANTHPVGISFIPAYIPPNTRLYHSRSDGNVPHSFEWVAFDYEFSYAFAGFQRSTNSSGVIEHNWRGREHTLFTFKNTKSLDKLIFLDGASAAKSGSEMDQQMILSNQTNTTEYVDERVAADKICKWGEKFGLQGIVRLEVGYEMILCDFHKDIELVSNVTLGVVNDLIGFPPDEHKYVHQHPYKPHRKAGDHPHPKGSSDPKGPPGGEFYKYYDYGKRGDEVDDIPDYESLSYNRSLLLSHLRLETGFEWGQAGNTHDFGEDRILLDFSNMVTPINKTYIDPNAYRRNISYISQDLKDDIIHSFEQIYKEPTVPFYKTNWQSITGAITQKFGPMLVNLNSSLYHENLKEVSDRIQLLTFNFVRRYTNDATHGSATQREAAIKISIDDYVFHTFHLRNTDFLIYASIYKVQSEIVNFIFDIFDFSKDLAHDIYIKGEYTSHDEELKRIQKRLSDMLELFNWSISYQCSQTCAFDETCYTPTWGPGPFGWGIQGNTDFFDYDGKTYSIKHEMSCIKYTDAQKDIAPLN